Proteins from a genomic interval of Calypte anna isolate BGI_N300 chromosome 6, bCalAnn1_v1.p, whole genome shotgun sequence:
- the ADRA2A gene encoding alpha-2A adrenergic receptor, protein MFNLERPFTERGHFFSSMEYQRQLEEEEGYPPPGTNGTFNDSGAGPGWVMPYSLHTTVVLISLVGLLMLFTVFGNVLVIIAVFTSRALKAPQNLFLVSLASADILVATLVIPFSLANEVMGYWYFGKVWCEIYLALDVLFCTSSIVHLCAISLDRYWSITQAIEYNLKRTPRRIKCIIFIVWVISAVISFPPLISIERKSGQQADQGVALCKINDEKWYIISSSIGSFFAPCLIMILVYMRIYQIAKRRTRVPLNKRAERPEKKQNGLADKEDLPATAQLNGEKAAGGSGGQEGEVNGIDMEETSSSEHQENNQCKKPEKPPRGKFKTKLSQIKPGDSLPRKTEEERNTKGSRWRGRQNREKRFTFVLAVVIGVFVICWFPFFFTYTLMAVCKSCSVPETLFKFFFWFGYCNSSLNPVIYTIFNHDFRRAFKRILCRIERKRIV, encoded by the coding sequence ATGTTTAACCTGGAGCGCCCGTTCACGGAGAGGGGCCACTTCTTCTCCTCCATGGAGTACCAGcggcagctggaggaggaggagggctaCCCACCTCCCGGCACCAACGGGACCTTCAACGAcagcggggccgggccgggctgggtCATGCCGTACTCCCTGCACACCACCGTCGTCCTCATCAGCCTAGTGGGCTTGCTTATGCTCTTCACTGTATTCGGCAACGTCCTGGTCATCATTGCTGTCTTCACCAGCCGGGCACTCAAGGCCCCCCAGAACCTCTTCCTGGTCTCTTTAGCCTCTGCCGACATCCTGGTGGCCACACTGGTCATCCCTTTCTCCCTTGCAAACGAAGTAATGGGGTACTGGTACTTTGGCAAAGTCTGGTGTGAGATCTACCTGGCCTTGGACGTGCTCTTCTGCACCTCCTCCATCGTGCACTTGTGTGCCATCAGCCTGGACCGTTACTGGTCCATCACACAAGCCATTGAGTACAACCTCAAGCGTACCCCACGCCGCATCAAGTGCATCATCTTCATTGTCTGGGTCATCTCGGCTGTCATCTCTTTCCCACCACTCATCTCCATCGAGAGGAAGAGTGGGCAGCAGGCTGACCAAGGGGTAGCACTGTGCAAGATCAATGATGAGAAGTGGTACATCATCTCTTCTAGCATTGGCTCCTTCTTTGCCCCCTGCCTCATCATGATCCTGGTCTACATGCGCATCTACCAGATAGCCAAGAGGCGAACCAGGGTACCCCTGAACAAGAGGGCAGAGCGCCctgagaagaaacagaatgGTTTAGCTGACAAGGAGGACCTGCCAGCTACAGCTCAGCTCAACggggagaaggcagcaggaggtagtggtgggcaggagggagaggtcAATGGCATAGACATGGAGGAAACCTCTTCCTCTGAGCATCAGGAGAACAACCAGTGTAAGAAGCCAGAGAAACCACCAAGGGGAAAGTTCAAGACTAAACTGAGCCAGATTAAACCTGGGGACAGTTTGCCCAGGAagacagaggaagagaggaacaCCAAAGGGTCTCGGTGGAGGGGCAGGCAGAACCGGGAAAAGCGCTTCACCTTTGTGCTGGCAGTGGTGATTGGGGTCTTTGTCATCTGCTGGTTCCCTTTCTTCTTCACGTACACACTGATGGCTGTCTgcaagagctgctctgtgcctgaaACCCTCTTCAAGTTCTTCTTCTGGTTCGGTTACTGCAATAGCTCCTTGAACCCTGTCATCTATACCATTTTCAACCACGACTTCAGACGGGCCTTCAAAAGGATCCTCTGCAggatagaaaggaaaaggattgTTTGA